One genomic window of Sodaliphilus pleomorphus includes the following:
- a CDS encoding redox-sensing transcriptional repressor Rex, translating into MSEERNTGGRVMLPEPTLRRLPWYLAYVKMLDNQHIEYVSSTQIAKEINVDASQIAKDLSFLNIKGKTRIGYEVHSLVRELVDFLGFKRKHNAFMIGAGSLGAALMQDVGLSQYGLNIVAGFDINPELVGTSICGIPVYSLDELHRCQQQFNVSIAVLAVPVEHAQEAANTAIESGLKAIWNFTPYRIKAPSDIVIQNTSIYAHLALMYYRMEEKKYMNKK; encoded by the coding sequence ATGAGTGAGGAAAGAAATACAGGAGGCAGGGTGATGCTACCAGAGCCCACACTCAGACGGCTACCTTGGTATTTGGCCTATGTGAAAATGCTCGACAACCAGCACATAGAATATGTGTCGTCGACACAGATTGCCAAGGAAATCAACGTCGACGCCTCGCAAATCGCCAAGGACCTGTCGTTTCTCAACATCAAGGGCAAGACGCGCATAGGCTACGAGGTGCACTCGCTCGTGCGCGAGCTGGTAGACTTCCTGGGCTTCAAGCGCAAGCACAACGCCTTCATGATAGGCGCAGGCAGCCTGGGAGCCGCCTTGATGCAAGACGTGGGCCTCTCCCAATACGGGCTCAACATCGTGGCAGGCTTCGACATCAACCCCGAGCTGGTGGGCACAAGCATATGCGGCATCCCCGTCTACAGCCTTGACGAGCTGCATCGCTGCCAGCAGCAGTTCAACGTGTCGATTGCAGTGCTTGCAGTGCCGGTCGAACATGCACAGGAGGCAGCCAACACCGCTATCGAGAGCGGGCTGAAGGCAATATGGAATTTCACTCCCTATCGCATCAAGGCCCCCAGCGACATCGTGATACAGAACACATCGATCTACGCGCACCTGGCACTCATGTACTACCGCATGGAAGAAAAAAAATATATGAATAAAAAATAA